One part of the Streptomyces ferrugineus genome encodes these proteins:
- a CDS encoding SIR2 family NAD-dependent protein deacylase, protein MTKPPLVAILSGAGISTDSGIPDYRGPNGLWRRDPEAEKLVTYEYYMGDPEIRRRSWQLRRRNRTLGAEPNAAHRAVAELAMSGVPVRVITQNVDGLHQLAGMPARKVLELHGSVRSVLCTKCHARGPMEDALARVEAGEADPPCLDCGGILKSATVMFGERLDPAVLGEAVAITKACQVFIAVGTSLQVQPAAGLAGVAADHGARLVIVNAEPTPYDELADEVIREPIGTALPKLLRGLGG, encoded by the coding sequence ATGACCAAGCCGCCCCTCGTCGCGATCCTCAGCGGCGCCGGTATCAGCACGGACTCCGGGATCCCCGACTACCGCGGGCCGAACGGGCTGTGGCGGCGGGATCCCGAGGCCGAGAAGCTCGTGACGTACGAGTACTACATGGGCGACCCGGAGATCCGGCGCCGCTCGTGGCAGCTGCGGCGCAGGAACCGGACGCTCGGTGCCGAGCCCAACGCGGCGCACCGGGCGGTGGCCGAGCTGGCGATGTCGGGCGTGCCGGTGCGGGTGATCACGCAGAACGTGGACGGGCTGCACCAGCTCGCCGGGATGCCCGCCCGCAAGGTCCTCGAACTGCACGGCAGCGTACGGAGTGTGCTGTGCACCAAGTGCCACGCGCGCGGGCCGATGGAGGACGCCCTGGCCCGGGTCGAGGCCGGTGAGGCCGATCCGCCGTGTCTGGACTGCGGCGGGATCCTGAAGTCGGCGACGGTGATGTTCGGTGAGCGGCTCGATCCGGCGGTGCTCGGTGAGGCGGTGGCGATCACCAAGGCCTGCCAGGTGTTCATCGCCGTCGGCACCAGCCTTCAGGTGCAGCCCGCGGCGGGGCTCGCGGGTGTGGCGGCCGACCACGGCGCCCGGCTCGTCATCGTCAACGCCGAGCCGACGCCGTACGACGAACTCGCCGACGAGGTGATCCGGGAGCCGATCGGCACGGCGCTGCCGAAGCTGCTGCGCGGGCTCGGCGGGTAG
- a CDS encoding VOC family protein, giving the protein MTSRIRHVTIDSADAYGLAGFWSRVLGLPVHEDDRPGGEDALIEGAGLLFVTVPEPKTVKNRVHLDLEPQDRTRDEEVERVLGLGAVLVDDRRNPDGTGWAVLADPEGNEFCVERGAAERAGG; this is encoded by the coding sequence ATGACCTCTCGTATTCGCCATGTGACGATCGACTCCGCCGACGCCTACGGCCTCGCCGGCTTCTGGTCCCGGGTACTCGGTCTGCCCGTGCACGAGGACGACCGGCCGGGGGGCGAGGACGCGCTGATCGAGGGGGCCGGGCTGCTGTTCGTCACCGTTCCGGAGCCCAAGACCGTCAAGAACCGGGTGCATCTGGACCTGGAGCCGCAGGATCGGACCCGGGACGAGGAGGTCGAGCGGGTCCTCGGGCTCGGCGCCGTCCTGGTCGACGACCGCCGCAACCCGGACGGCACCGGCTGGGCGGTCCTCGCCGATCCGGAGGGCAACGAGTTCTGTGTGGAGCGCGGTGCCGCGGAGCGGGCGGGCGGCTGA
- a CDS encoding methylated-DNA--[protein]-cysteine S-methyltransferase: MKQHTVIDSPYGPLTLVAEDGVLCGLYMTDQRHRPPEETFGARDETPFGETIDQLEAYFRGELKEFTLELRLNGTEFQRRVWNQLCRIPYGETRSYGQLADALGNSGASRAVGLANGRNPIGIIVPCHRVVGTNGGLTGYGGGLDRKKRLLDFESGSALF, from the coding sequence GTGAAGCAGCACACCGTCATCGACAGCCCGTACGGCCCGCTCACCCTCGTCGCCGAGGACGGCGTCCTGTGCGGCCTCTACATGACCGACCAGCGCCACCGCCCACCCGAGGAGACCTTCGGGGCCCGCGACGAGACGCCCTTCGGCGAGACCATCGACCAGCTGGAGGCCTACTTCAGGGGAGAGTTGAAGGAGTTCACCCTGGAACTGCGCCTGAACGGCACCGAATTCCAGCGCCGGGTCTGGAACCAGCTCTGCCGGATCCCCTACGGCGAGACCCGCTCCTACGGCCAGCTCGCCGACGCGCTCGGCAACTCCGGCGCCTCCCGCGCGGTCGGCCTCGCCAACGGCAGGAACCCGATCGGCATCATCGTCCCCTGCCACCGCGTCGTCGGCACGAACGGCGGTCTCACCGGCTACGGCGGCGGCCTGGACCGCAAGAAGCGGCTGCTGGACTTCGAGAGCGGATCGGCGCTGTTCTGA
- a CDS encoding AlkA N-terminal domain-containing protein — translation MQKGMHTDTERCVRAVQSKDARFDGWFFTAVVTTGIYCRPSCPVVPPKPENMRFHPSAAACQQAGFRACKRCRPDTSPGSPQWNQRADLVARAMRLIADGVVDREGVPGLAARLGYSTRQIERQLLAELGAGPLALARAQRAQAARLLIETTPLPMADIAFAAGFASVRTFNDTVREVFALSPTDLRGRAPRGNPGTSTNTGGALTLRLPFRAPLNPDNLFGHLAATAVPGVEEWRDGAYRRTLRLPYAHGIVSLTPHPDHIACRLTLGDLRDLTVAISRCRRMLDLDADPVAIDDQLRTDPLLAPLVDKAPGRRVPRTVDEAEFAVRAVLGQQVSTAAARTHAARLVTAHGERVDDPEGGLTHLFPAPEALATVDPESLAMPRSRRTTFTTLVGRLADGEVRLGPDSDWPKTRARLLSLPGFGPWTVDVIAMRALGDPDAFLPTDLGIRRAAQELGLPSTPAALTARAAAWRPWRAYAVQYLWATDSHPINFLPV, via the coding sequence ATGCAGAAGGGGATGCACACCGACACGGAGCGCTGCGTGCGCGCCGTCCAGTCCAAGGACGCCCGCTTCGACGGCTGGTTCTTCACGGCGGTCGTCACGACCGGGATCTACTGCCGGCCGAGCTGCCCGGTGGTCCCGCCCAAGCCGGAGAACATGCGGTTCCACCCGAGCGCGGCGGCCTGCCAGCAGGCCGGTTTCAGGGCCTGCAAGCGCTGCCGCCCGGACACCAGCCCCGGCTCCCCGCAGTGGAACCAGCGCGCCGACCTGGTGGCCCGCGCGATGCGTCTGATCGCCGACGGCGTCGTCGACCGCGAGGGCGTGCCCGGCCTCGCCGCCCGGCTCGGCTACAGCACCCGGCAGATCGAACGCCAGCTCCTGGCCGAACTCGGCGCCGGCCCGCTCGCCCTGGCCCGCGCCCAGCGCGCCCAGGCGGCCCGCCTCCTCATCGAGACGACGCCCCTGCCCATGGCGGACATCGCCTTCGCGGCCGGATTCGCGTCCGTCCGCACCTTCAACGACACCGTCCGCGAGGTCTTCGCCCTCTCGCCGACGGACCTGCGCGGCCGTGCCCCGCGCGGCAACCCGGGGACCTCGACGAACACAGGGGGAGCCCTCACGCTCCGCCTGCCGTTCCGCGCCCCGCTCAACCCCGACAACCTCTTCGGCCACCTCGCGGCGACCGCCGTACCCGGCGTCGAGGAGTGGCGGGACGGCGCCTACCGGCGCACGCTCAGGCTGCCGTACGCCCATGGCATCGTGTCCCTGACCCCCCACCCCGACCACATCGCCTGCCGCCTCACCCTCGGCGACCTGCGCGATCTGACCGTCGCGATCAGCCGGTGCCGCCGGATGCTCGACCTGGACGCCGATCCGGTCGCGATCGACGACCAGTTGCGCACGGATCCGCTGCTGGCGCCCCTGGTCGACAAGGCGCCCGGCCGCCGGGTGCCGCGCACGGTCGACGAGGCCGAGTTCGCCGTACGGGCCGTGCTCGGCCAACAGGTCTCCACGGCGGCCGCCCGCACCCACGCGGCCCGCCTGGTCACCGCGCACGGCGAGCGGGTCGACGACCCCGAGGGCGGCCTCACCCACCTCTTCCCGGCCCCCGAGGCGCTGGCGACCGTGGACCCGGAGTCCCTGGCGATGCCCCGCTCCCGCCGGACGACCTTCACCACCCTGGTCGGCCGACTCGCCGACGGCGAGGTGCGCCTGGGCCCCGACAGCGACTGGCCAAAGACCCGGGCCCGGCTGCTGTCCCTGCCCGGCTTCGGCCCCTGGACGGTCGACGTCATCGCCATGCGCGCCCTCGGCGACCCCGACGCCTTCCTCCCCACCGACCTGGGAATCCGCCGCGCCGCCCAGGAACTGGGCCTGCCGTCCACCCCGGCCGCCCTCACGGCCCGCGCGGCGGCCTGGCGCCCCTGGCGGGCGTACGCCGTCCAGTACCTGTGGGCGACGGACAGCCACCCGATCAACTTCCTCCCCGTATAA
- a CDS encoding ArsR/SmtB family transcription factor, with protein MGHGAVTAAQDAPERVRLDAANVTKVATTLQALSTPSRLLILARLREGPLPATELAAEVGMEQSACSHQLRLLRNLGLVVGERRGRSVVYALHDHHVAELLDQAVYHVEHLRLGISDAAE; from the coding sequence ATGGGTCATGGAGCCGTCACCGCCGCACAGGACGCCCCCGAGCGCGTACGTCTCGACGCGGCCAACGTGACCAAGGTGGCCACCACCCTCCAGGCCCTGTCCACCCCCTCCCGCCTGCTGATCCTGGCGCGGCTGCGCGAGGGGCCGCTGCCGGCCACGGAGTTGGCGGCCGAGGTGGGCATGGAGCAGTCCGCCTGCTCGCACCAGCTCCGGCTGCTGCGCAATCTCGGCCTGGTCGTGGGCGAGCGGCGCGGGCGGTCGGTGGTGTACGCGCTGCACGACCACCATGTCGCCGAGCTGCTCGACCAGGCCGTGTACCACGTGGAGCATCTGCGGCTGGGCATCAGCGACGCGGCCGAGTGA
- a CDS encoding FAD-dependent monooxygenase — protein MTSPPDVLIVGAGPTGLALAAQLSAHGTPFRIVDRSLDRVRESRALGIQPRTLEALAGFGVTEELVARGNPAMRLRLHLSGRTVSVPLFDIGATDTPYPFLLFLSQAETESVLGEHLARRGATVERGVEVVRLERRGSHAVGRLRGRGGGEETVTARYVVGCDGAHSTVRAQAGIGFEGYAYPQTYLLADLEVDGLEPGAVHSYMSGRGMLFFFPLGAPAPWRMLAMRPSDAPDGKVTLPLLQRIAERYGARGVALRDPVWMTDFRLHNRGAARYRSGPFFLAGDAAHIHSPAGAQGMNTGIQDALNLGWKLALVCRGAAPEELLETYGAERVPVGRDVRRFTDRAFVIGTSPHPVLRFARSRLVPHLAPLARHATAPRRRVFRTVSELGIHYRRSPASTPGTRPPRRGPRAGDRLPDLPSGLQARTAGPGWHLLLTGPPHLWPDERLAPVLSGRTDLITVHRLGERGTWPGVAQGLVRPDGHLGYVARGADLEGLRAYAAHWLPVEPARRTR, from the coding sequence ATGACATCACCGCCTGATGTGCTGATCGTGGGCGCCGGGCCCACGGGGCTCGCGCTCGCCGCCCAACTGAGCGCCCACGGAACCCCGTTCCGTATCGTCGACCGCTCCCTCGACCGGGTACGCGAGTCCCGGGCGCTCGGCATCCAGCCCCGCACCCTGGAGGCGCTCGCGGGCTTCGGCGTGACGGAGGAACTGGTGGCCCGAGGCAACCCCGCCATGCGGCTGCGCCTGCACCTGAGCGGGCGTACCGTCTCGGTGCCGCTGTTCGACATCGGGGCGACGGACACGCCGTACCCCTTCCTGCTGTTCCTCTCCCAGGCCGAGACGGAGAGCGTGCTCGGAGAGCATCTGGCCCGGCGGGGCGCAACGGTCGAGCGCGGCGTCGAGGTCGTCCGGCTGGAGCGGCGGGGATCACATGCGGTGGGCCGGCTGCGCGGCCGCGGCGGCGGGGAGGAGACCGTGACGGCCCGATACGTCGTCGGGTGCGACGGTGCCCACAGCACCGTGCGCGCACAGGCGGGCATCGGCTTCGAGGGCTACGCCTATCCGCAGACGTACCTGCTCGCCGACCTGGAGGTCGACGGACTGGAACCGGGTGCCGTGCACTCGTACATGTCGGGGCGCGGAATGCTGTTCTTCTTCCCGCTCGGCGCGCCCGCCCCCTGGCGCATGCTCGCCATGCGGCCGTCCGACGCCCCCGACGGCAAGGTGACGTTGCCGCTGCTGCAGCGGATCGCCGAGCGGTACGGCGCGCGAGGGGTGGCCCTGCGGGATCCCGTCTGGATGACCGACTTCCGCCTCCACAACCGCGGCGCCGCCCGCTACCGCTCCGGGCCCTTCTTCCTCGCCGGCGACGCGGCCCACATCCACAGCCCGGCCGGGGCCCAGGGCATGAACACCGGCATCCAGGACGCCCTCAACCTGGGCTGGAAGCTGGCCCTGGTGTGCCGGGGCGCCGCGCCGGAGGAGTTGCTGGAGACGTACGGAGCCGAACGCGTCCCGGTCGGCCGCGACGTGCGGCGCTTCACCGACCGCGCGTTCGTCATCGGCACCAGCCCCCACCCCGTCCTGCGGTTCGCCCGCTCCCGGCTCGTCCCGCACCTCGCCCCCCTGGCGCGACACGCGACCGCGCCCCGCCGCCGGGTCTTTCGCACCGTCTCCGAACTGGGCATCCACTACCGCCGCAGCCCCGCCTCGACCCCCGGCACCCGACCGCCCCGCCGCGGCCCACGGGCCGGTGACCGGCTGCCCGACCTGCCCAGCGGACTCCAGGCCCGCACCGCCGGACCCGGCTGGCATCTGCTCCTGACCGGACCGCCGCACCTGTGGCCGGACGAGCGGCTCGCCCCGGTCCTGAGCGGCCGCACCGACCTGATCACCGTGCACCGACTCGGCGAGAGGGGCACCTGGCCGGGCGTCGCCCAGGGACTCGTACGGCCCGACGGCCACCTCGGCTACGTCGCACGCGGCGCGGACCTGGAGGGCCTGCGGGCCTACGCCGCCCACTGGCTGCCGGTCGAGCCGGCCCGACGCACGCGGTGA
- a CDS encoding sarcosine oxidase subunit gamma — MAEPTIESGAGPVALRTSPLAHLEERMRAAAVTGARGVALTEWPFITMVNLRVDPASVAADRIDKTLGAPLPRQCGHTTASGPHTAVWLGPDEWLVLSQADSGAVTAELREALGGDPGSVVDVSANRTTLELSGPAARQVLEKGCPLDLHPRAFGPGRAVSTTVGPVAVLLWQVDDAPTYRLFPRSSFADYLARWLIDAMSEYRRPEVP, encoded by the coding sequence ATGGCTGAGCCGACGATCGAGTCAGGCGCGGGCCCGGTGGCCCTGCGCACCAGCCCCCTGGCCCATCTGGAGGAGCGGATGCGGGCCGCCGCCGTCACCGGCGCGCGCGGTGTCGCGCTCACCGAGTGGCCGTTCATCACCATGGTGAACCTGCGCGTCGACCCCGCCTCCGTAGCGGCCGACCGCATCGACAAGACCCTGGGCGCACCGCTCCCGCGCCAGTGCGGCCACACCACCGCGTCCGGCCCGCACACCGCCGTCTGGCTCGGCCCGGACGAGTGGCTCGTGCTGTCCCAGGCCGACAGCGGCGCTGTGACCGCCGAGTTGCGCGAGGCACTCGGCGGCGACCCGGGCTCGGTCGTGGACGTCTCGGCGAACCGCACCACACTGGAGCTGAGCGGCCCGGCCGCCCGGCAGGTCCTGGAGAAGGGCTGCCCGCTGGACCTGCACCCCCGGGCCTTCGGGCCCGGCCGGGCGGTGTCGACCACGGTGGGCCCCGTCGCCGTGCTCCTCTGGCAGGTCGACGACGCACCCACGTACCGCCTGTTCCCACGTTCCTCGTTCGCTGACTATCTGGCGCGCTGGCTCATCGACGCGATGAGCGAGTACCGCCGTCCGGAGGTGCCCTGA
- a CDS encoding sarcosine oxidase subunit alpha family protein translates to MTDQHFRLRQGGRVDRGTVLRFTVDGRELTGHPGDTVASAMLAHGLIEVAPSLYRGRPRGIVAAGVEEPNALVQLDGPCTEGMLPATTIELYDGLSATTLSGMGRLDPTPDPAVYDKKYVHTDVLVVGAGPAGLAATAAAAGAGARVILVDDQPEPGGSLLSGARRDLDWVADVRAALDAAPEVVVLQRTTAFGSYDDNYVLALQRRTDHLGSAAPEGVSRQRLWHIRARQVILATGAHERPLVFAGNDRPGVMLAGAVRTYLNRYAVAPGSRAVVSTTNDSAYDTVADLHAAGIDIAAVVDARPELSQRAAEVAVATGVRVLTGSAVVDTAGDRRVSGVTVQGIDESGRLTGAPRSFDCDLLAVSGGWSPVVHLHSQRQGRLRWDSERVAFVPDGTVRDQQVVGAARGTSTLDGCVAEGARAGALAATEAGFPVPVPTASYDEVRPEVRALWLVPGVDDGWDTHFVDHQRDVTVADVWRSTGAGMRGVEHVKRYTSLGTANDQGKTSGVNAIGVIAEVLGGSLGEIGTTAYRAPYTPVAFAALAGRERGELFDPERTTSIHGWHVANGAEFEDVGQWKRPWYYPRPGEDMDTAVARECRAAREGVAFMDASTLGKIEIWGADAGEFLNRVYTNAFKKLKPGMARYGVMCKPDGMIFDDGVTLRLDDDRYFMTTTTGGAAGVLDWLEEWLQTEWPELDVHCTSVTEQWTTIAVVGPQSREVVGHLAPDVDLSAEAFPFMAFRETTLASGIPARICRISFSGELAYEINVPAWYGLAVWEEVYAVGRPYDITPYGTETMHVLRAEKGYIIVGQDTDGTVTPQDAGMSWVVSKQKDFIGKRSFARADTSRTDRRQLVGLLPSDRTTRLPEGTQLVAPEASLATVPVPMLGHVTSSYHSPALGRPFALALVADGRARIGETLLAPVGDDLVSVEVADFVLYDPEGTKRDG, encoded by the coding sequence ATGACCGACCAGCACTTCCGGCTCCGGCAGGGCGGCCGTGTCGACCGCGGCACCGTGCTGCGGTTCACCGTCGACGGGCGGGAGCTGACCGGCCACCCCGGCGACACCGTCGCCTCGGCGATGCTGGCGCACGGTCTCATCGAGGTCGCCCCGTCGCTCTACCGCGGCCGCCCGCGCGGCATCGTCGCCGCGGGCGTCGAGGAGCCCAACGCCCTGGTGCAGCTCGACGGCCCGTGCACGGAGGGCATGCTCCCGGCGACGACCATCGAGCTCTACGACGGCCTGTCCGCCACCACGCTGTCCGGGATGGGCCGGCTCGACCCGACCCCCGACCCGGCCGTCTACGACAAGAAGTACGTCCACACCGACGTCCTGGTCGTCGGCGCCGGACCGGCCGGACTCGCGGCCACCGCCGCTGCCGCCGGCGCCGGTGCCCGGGTGATCCTCGTCGACGACCAGCCCGAGCCCGGCGGTTCGCTGCTCTCCGGCGCGCGGCGCGACCTCGACTGGGTCGCCGACGTGCGCGCGGCACTCGACGCCGCCCCCGAGGTCGTCGTACTGCAGCGCACCACGGCCTTCGGGTCGTACGACGACAACTACGTGCTGGCCCTGCAGCGGCGCACCGACCACCTCGGGTCCGCCGCTCCCGAGGGCGTCTCGCGCCAGCGGCTGTGGCACATCCGGGCCCGCCAGGTGATCCTCGCGACCGGCGCGCACGAGCGTCCGCTGGTCTTCGCCGGCAACGACCGGCCCGGGGTGATGCTCGCCGGGGCGGTGCGCACCTACCTCAACCGGTATGCCGTGGCGCCGGGTTCGCGGGCCGTGGTGAGCACGACCAACGACAGCGCGTACGACACCGTCGCCGATCTCCACGCCGCCGGCATCGACATCGCCGCCGTCGTGGACGCCCGCCCGGAGCTGTCCCAGCGGGCCGCCGAGGTCGCCGTGGCGACCGGGGTGCGGGTGCTGACGGGCAGCGCGGTGGTCGACACCGCCGGGGACCGCCGGGTCAGCGGTGTCACCGTCCAGGGGATCGACGAGAGCGGTCGACTCACCGGTGCCCCGCGGTCGTTCGACTGCGATCTGCTCGCCGTCTCCGGCGGCTGGAGCCCGGTGGTGCACCTGCACAGCCAGCGCCAGGGCAGGCTCCGCTGGGACTCCGAGCGGGTCGCCTTCGTGCCGGACGGGACCGTGCGCGACCAGCAGGTCGTGGGTGCGGCGCGCGGCACGTCCACCCTGGACGGGTGTGTGGCCGAGGGGGCGCGGGCCGGGGCGCTGGCGGCGACGGAGGCCGGGTTCCCGGTGCCGGTGCCGACGGCGTCGTACGACGAAGTCCGTCCCGAGGTGCGCGCCCTGTGGCTGGTGCCGGGCGTCGACGACGGCTGGGACACCCACTTCGTCGACCACCAGCGCGATGTCACCGTCGCCGACGTGTGGCGCTCCACCGGCGCCGGCATGCGCGGCGTCGAGCACGTCAAGCGCTACACCTCCCTCGGCACGGCCAACGACCAGGGCAAGACGTCCGGGGTCAACGCGATCGGCGTGATCGCCGAGGTGCTGGGCGGTTCCCTGGGAGAGATCGGCACCACCGCCTACCGGGCGCCGTACACGCCGGTGGCCTTCGCCGCCCTCGCCGGACGTGAGCGCGGTGAGCTGTTCGACCCGGAGCGGACCACCTCCATCCACGGCTGGCATGTGGCGAACGGCGCCGAGTTCGAGGACGTCGGGCAGTGGAAGCGCCCCTGGTACTACCCGCGGCCCGGCGAGGACATGGACACCGCCGTCGCCCGCGAGTGCCGCGCCGCCCGTGAGGGCGTGGCGTTCATGGACGCCTCCACCCTCGGCAAGATCGAGATCTGGGGCGCGGACGCGGGCGAGTTCCTCAACCGCGTCTACACCAACGCCTTCAAGAAGCTCAAGCCCGGCATGGCCCGCTACGGCGTCATGTGCAAGCCGGACGGCATGATCTTCGACGACGGCGTGACCCTGCGTCTCGACGACGACCGCTACTTCATGACCACCACGACCGGCGGCGCCGCCGGGGTCCTGGACTGGCTGGAGGAGTGGCTGCAGACCGAGTGGCCCGAACTCGACGTGCACTGCACCTCGGTGACCGAGCAGTGGACGACGATCGCCGTCGTCGGCCCGCAGTCCCGCGAGGTCGTCGGCCATCTCGCCCCCGACGTCGACCTGTCCGCCGAGGCCTTCCCGTTCATGGCCTTCCGCGAGACCACCCTGGCCTCCGGCATCCCGGCCCGCATCTGCCGGATCTCCTTCTCCGGCGAACTGGCCTACGAGATCAACGTCCCGGCCTGGTACGGCCTCGCGGTCTGGGAGGAGGTGTACGCGGTCGGCCGGCCGTACGACATCACCCCGTACGGCACCGAGACCATGCACGTGCTGCGGGCCGAGAAGGGCTACATCATCGTCGGCCAGGACACCGACGGCACCGTCACCCCGCAGGACGCGGGCATGTCGTGGGTGGTCTCCAAGCAGAAGGACTTCATCGGCAAGCGGTCCTTCGCCCGCGCCGACACCTCCCGCACCGACCGCAGGCAACTGGTCGGCCTGCTCCCGAGCGACCGCACCACCCGGCTGCCCGAGGGCACCCAACTCGTCGCGCCGGAAGCCTCCTTGGCCACGGTGCCGGTGCCGATGCTCGGCCACGTCACCTCCAGCTACCACAGCCCGGCCCTCGGCCGCCCCTTCGCCCTCGCCCTCGTCGCCGACGGGCGGGCCAGGATCGGCGAGACCCTGCTCGCCCCGGTGGGCGACGACCTGGTGTCCGTCGAGGTGGCCGACTTCGTCCTCTACGACCCCGAAGGGACCAAGCGCGATGGCTGA
- a CDS encoding sarcosine oxidase subunit delta, with protein MLLISCPWCGPRDETEYHYGGQAHVRYPETPADLDDRQWAEYVFYRDNPKGPFAERWVHSTGCRRWFNVLRDTVTYEVLASYRLDEPRPELPQAGGNR; from the coding sequence GTGCTGCTGATCAGCTGCCCATGGTGCGGTCCGCGTGACGAGACCGAGTACCACTACGGGGGACAGGCCCACGTCCGCTACCCCGAGACCCCCGCGGACCTCGACGACCGGCAGTGGGCCGAGTACGTCTTCTACCGCGACAACCCCAAGGGCCCCTTCGCCGAGCGGTGGGTGCACAGCACCGGCTGCCGCCGCTGGTTCAACGTCCTGCGCGACACCGTCACCTACGAGGTGCTCGCCTCCTACCGGCTCGACGAGCCCCGCCCCGAACTGCCCCAGGCCGGAGGGAACCGATGA
- a CDS encoding sarcosine oxidase subunit beta family protein: MSTEPLPEHPDFLWRNPEPRSSYDVVIVGAGGHGLATAYYLAKNHGITNVAVLEKGWLAGGNMARNTTIIRSNYLWDESAAIYEHALKLWERLPEELDYDFLFSQRGVLNLAHTLQDVREGTRRANANRLNGVDAEWLEPDEVAKVCPILNVSPRTRYPVLGATFQPRAGIAKHDHVAWALARRADELGVDLIQGCEVTGFLKDGDRVVGVETNLGRINAGRVGLAAAGHSSVLAERAGVRLPVQSYPLQALVSELHEPVHPTVVMSNHVHVYVSQAHKGELVMGAGVDSYNGYGQRGSFHVIEHQMAAAVELFPIFARAHVLRTWGGVVDVTPDASPIISTTPVENLYVNCGWGTGGFKGTPAAGWTFAHTIATGEPHPLNAPFALERFTTGALIDEHGAAAVAH; encoded by the coding sequence GTGAGCACCGAGCCGCTGCCGGAGCACCCGGACTTCCTCTGGCGCAACCCCGAGCCGCGCTCCTCGTACGACGTCGTCATCGTCGGCGCGGGCGGCCACGGCCTGGCCACCGCCTACTACCTCGCCAAGAACCACGGCATCACCAACGTCGCCGTCCTGGAGAAGGGCTGGCTGGCCGGCGGCAACATGGCCCGCAACACCACGATCATCCGCTCCAACTACCTGTGGGACGAGAGCGCGGCGATCTACGAGCACGCCCTGAAGCTGTGGGAGCGGCTCCCGGAGGAGCTGGACTATGACTTCCTGTTCAGCCAGCGCGGCGTCCTCAACCTCGCGCACACCCTCCAGGACGTCCGCGAGGGCACGCGCCGGGCGAACGCCAACCGGCTCAACGGAGTCGACGCCGAGTGGCTCGAACCGGACGAGGTCGCCAAGGTCTGCCCCATCCTCAACGTCTCGCCGCGCACCCGGTATCCGGTCCTCGGCGCCACCTTCCAGCCGCGGGCCGGCATCGCCAAGCACGACCACGTCGCCTGGGCGCTGGCCCGCCGCGCCGACGAGCTGGGCGTGGACCTGATCCAGGGCTGCGAGGTCACCGGCTTCCTCAAGGACGGCGACCGGGTCGTGGGCGTCGAGACCAACCTCGGCCGCATCAACGCGGGCCGGGTCGGTCTCGCGGCCGCCGGGCACAGCAGCGTGCTGGCCGAGCGGGCGGGCGTACGGCTGCCGGTGCAGTCGTACCCGCTGCAGGCGCTGGTCTCCGAACTGCACGAGCCGGTGCACCCGACGGTCGTCATGTCGAACCACGTGCACGTCTACGTCTCCCAGGCCCACAAGGGCGAGCTGGTGATGGGCGCGGGCGTCGACTCCTACAACGGCTACGGGCAGCGCGGCTCCTTCCACGTGATCGAGCACCAGATGGCCGCCGCCGTCGAGCTGTTCCCCATCTTCGCCCGCGCGCACGTGCTGCGGACCTGGGGCGGCGTCGTCGACGTCACGCCGGACGCCTCGCCGATCATCAGCACCACCCCGGTCGAGAACCTCTACGTCAACTGCGGCTGGGGCACCGGCGGATTCAAGGGCACCCCGGCCGCCGGCTGGACCTTCGCGCACACCATCGCCACGGGCGAACCGCATCCGCTGAACGCCCCCTTCGCCCTCGAACGCTTCACGACGGGCGCCTTGATCGACGAGCACGGCGCAGCAGCCGTGGCCCACTGA